One region of Purpureocillium takamizusanense chromosome 4, complete sequence genomic DNA includes:
- a CDS encoding uncharacterized protein (COG:S~EggNog:ENOG503NVEB~TransMembrane:1 (o32-50i)): protein MSSSGAAAVAQSAGQNPQQEQQPRHGFNFNRLFLGGAVYLGINVLISYMTQKDQKGVLKTDPATGKTITVTGNTGSIPPFQFRPKELDEGATYSPIPRKIAPIWPQDSHVDIVVTLSPSFNPTPISQTPAEYLVLQEKNFGMGNSSEARTIDTTFPVPKAVQNNGTLWGHFYIGLTGSALDPKQPGYDSGKAYHFAYPMTQYLPKKKVSKTRNLLEARTENEEEEPKEEVPTGPIITNHYHPNASFAFVPGMGVRDFAQLPPAVKQFLRLEATGARDGSGHNGWYCRLSPASPTTAWC, encoded by the exons atgtCTTCAtctggcgcagcagcagtggccCAGTCTGCCGGCCAGAATCCCCAGCAGGAACAGCAACCGCGACAT GGCTTCAACTTCaaccgcctcttcctcggcggcgccgtctacCTGGGCATCAACGTCCTCATCTCCTACATGACGCAAAAGGACCAAAAGGGCGTCCTCAAGACCGACCCCGCGACCGGTAAGACCATCACCGTCACGGGAAACACGGGAAGCATCCCGCCGTTCCAGTTCCGCcccaaggagctcgacgagggcgccacGTACTCGCCGATCCCTCGAAAAATTGCGCCCATCTGGCCCCAGGACAGCCATGTCGACATTGTCGTGACGCTGTCGCCGTCCTTCAACCCGACGCCCATCTCCCAGACGCCCGCCGAGTACCTTGTCCTGCAGGAGAAGAACTTTGGCATGGGCAACAGCTCCGAGGCGCGCACCATTGATACCACTTTCCCTGTCCCCAAGGCCGTGCAGAACAATGGCACGCTCTGGGGTCACTTCTACATCGGCCTCACCGGCAGCGCGCTCGACCCCAAGCAGCCAGGCTATGACTCGGGCAAGGCCTACCACTTCGCCTATCCGATGACGCAGTACttgcccaagaagaaggttTCCAAGACGAGAAATTTGCTCGAGGCTCGCACGGAgaacgaggaagaggagcctAAGGAGGAAGTGCCTACGGGGCCCATCATCACGAACCACTATCACCCCAATGCCAGCTTCGCCTTCGTCCCTGGCATGGGCGTCCGGGACTTTGCGCAGCTTCCCCCCGCCGTCAAGCAGTTTCTGCGCCTCGAGGCGACGGGTGctcgcgacggcagcggccatAATGGCTGGTACTGTAGGTTATCGCCCGCTTCCCCAACAACGGCTTGGTGCTAA